The segment CCTACTGGCACTGGAACCAGCGATTTTAATGGCAATGGGACGGGTAATTCCAACGTTGATACGCCAAATTCCAGCATTCAAAGTTTGCCAAATTCCAGCATTCAAAGTTCGCCTACTGGAACGCAAAATTTGAATGGTTCAGGAAATAACGGCTCTACAGGCACAGGTACAGGTACTGGTACAGGTACGACGGGTACAGGTACGACGGGTACTGGTACAACTGGAACCACATCGGGTAGCGGTTCTACCTCGGGTGGTGGAACTGGTTCAGGCCAATAGATTTTAAACGCGCTTAGTACTTAGTAGCCCCCTCTAAATTAGAGGGGGTTTTGTTTTGTATGGTGTAAGTGAACAAATATTCGCTAAACATTTCAAAAGATAAAAGGCTATGAACTTTAGTAAAATAATGGGTTGGTTCAAAGATGCAAGTGCTAACTTAAAAGCAGGCACAAAGAAGTAGAAACCTTCAGAACAATCTTCGGATTTGAGCCTGTGCCTCCCGCTCGTATCCAACGCAATTCCTAATCGCTGTAGCATCTCTAAAGAAGTAGCATTGCGCTAGTAGGCTGATTTAGTTAGCGATCGCAGCTATTAAAGCGCAGCTCTAGAATTGCTGTCTGATTCGACAGCAAGATGCAGAAGTCAGAAGAGGTTAGTTGCGAATTCAGTCCACCGTATTAGAGTTAACTTTTTGTCCTTTCTATTTGTTGAGTCCGCTGACAGTTCATTTCTCGTTCCATAAACCCGCCTTTCTCCTGGCGGGTTTTGCGTTTTTAGGGCATTAAGATAAGTGACAGAATATTTGAATTGCTTGCCAAATTTCAGGTAGGACGTTACCGAGGGCGTGATCGCTCTCTAGTTCAATTAACTCCACCCAAGGACGTTGAGTAGCAAATTCTTGGCTAGCTGAAATGGGGATAACTTCATCTTCCCGACCGTGCAGTATTAAGGTGGGAATTGGACGCTGTAGCTGTTCGTCTTGATACTGCGCGGCGTCTAGAACGAATTGATAATTTAGGGGGAGCGATCGCTTCTCGCCATAATGATAAACAGATAAAAATTGCTCTGTCTGCCAGCGTTGCAGTTGTTCTTCCCCCAATTTAGGCAACCAGTGAGAGAGAAACCCAAAAGCTGGAGCAAGTAAAACTAAGCGCTGCACTTGGGGATATTTTTGTGCCACCCATGCAGATGTTAAACCGCCTAAACTCGAACCAATTAAAGTTACTGGCATCCCATCGGAGGGGAATTCCGCAGCGACTTGTTGAAACTGGCGCGTTAGAGTTAAGCCAGAGAAATCACCTTGATTGAGATCGGGGATAGAGAGGGGAATATCCAGGGAAGAGAAGCGATCGCGCACATACAATGCTTTAGCAGATAGCGGACTAGAAGCGAATCCATGCAAATAAATGTAACTTGTAGTATGCATCCCAATTGGCTTGTACTTAGTGGGAAAATTCAGGAACTTCGCAACGCTACAATCGGATCTAGCCTAGCAGCTTGTCTAGCGGGAATCACCCCAAAAAATAGACCGATACCGCCAGATACACCAACTGCAAGAGCGATCGCTCCTAAAGAAAGCCCCCCTTTAAGAGGAGTATAAATTCCAATCACAACAATAGAACCCGCTCCGAGTAACGTACCGATCGCACCCCCAACCAGGGATAGAATCATTGCTTCAATTAGAAACTGCTGCAAAATATCAAATCGCGTAGCTCCCAGTGCCTTGCGTAAGCCAATTTCCGCAGTACGTTCTGTTACCGAAGCTAACATGATATTCATAATTCCAATACCCCCAACAAACAGGGAAATACCAGCCGTAGAACCCAACAACAACGTTAAAGCACCAGTAACATTATTAGCAGCAGCTAGAGCATCAGCTTGGTTGCGTACAGTAAAGTCATCTTCACCAGAAATTTTATGGCGCAGGCGCAGTAAATTAGTCACTTGATATTCTGCTATATCCACATTCTCTTCATTAATAGCAGTTACTGCAATAGAATTAACAGCAATTCCATA is part of the Microcoleus sp. FACHB-831 genome and harbors:
- a CDS encoding YqiA/YcfP family alpha/beta fold hydrolase; amino-acid sequence: MHTTSYIYLHGFASSPLSAKALYVRDRFSSLDIPLSIPDLNQGDFSGLTLTRQFQQVAAEFPSDGMPVTLIGSSLGGLTSAWVAQKYPQVQRLVLLAPAFGFLSHWLPKLGEEQLQRWQTEQFLSVYHYGEKRSLPLNYQFVLDAAQYQDEQLQRPIPTLILHGREDEVIPISASQEFATQRPWVELIELESDHALGNVLPEIWQAIQIFCHLS